The Serratia rhizosphaerae genome has a segment encoding these proteins:
- the fepB gene encoding Fe2+-enterobactin ABC transporter substrate-binding protein, with protein sequence MQPSRLFPLFSTLLTFLLLLASPPGRAADAGWPRTLHTPRGDVVLQQPPQRIVSTSVTLTGSLLAINAPLVGSGATARNSTVADAQGFFTQWSQAAQARRLKPLYISEPNAEAIAAEAPDLIVMSATGGDSALKLYEQLSSIAPTVVIDYGNISWQGLTQQLGEITGHEADAQAAVTRFEQRVAALKQRIALPPQPTSALVYYEDGRGMNIWTPASAQGQLLQELGFTLAPLPPDISGNHTQGKRNDIIQLSGEKMARAVSGATILLFSADGRTVKKFTGNPFLSQLPAVRQQRVYAMGLDTFRLDYYSANNLLDYLERQFANAAS encoded by the coding sequence GTGCAGCCCTCGCGTTTATTTCCGCTGTTTTCCACCCTACTGACTTTTCTACTGCTGCTCGCCAGCCCGCCAGGCCGCGCTGCGGACGCCGGCTGGCCGCGCACCCTGCATACGCCACGGGGCGACGTGGTGCTGCAGCAGCCGCCGCAGCGCATCGTCTCCACCAGCGTAACGCTGACCGGTTCGCTGCTGGCGATTAACGCTCCGCTGGTCGGCTCCGGCGCCACCGCACGCAACTCGACGGTGGCCGACGCTCAGGGCTTTTTCACCCAGTGGAGCCAGGCCGCGCAGGCGCGCCGGCTGAAGCCGCTGTATATCAGCGAACCCAATGCCGAAGCGATCGCCGCCGAGGCGCCGGATTTAATCGTGATGTCCGCCACCGGCGGCGACTCCGCGCTGAAGCTGTACGAACAGCTGTCGAGCATCGCCCCGACGGTGGTGATTGATTACGGCAATATCAGCTGGCAAGGTCTGACTCAGCAACTGGGGGAAATAACCGGCCATGAGGCGGATGCGCAGGCCGCCGTCACGCGCTTCGAGCAGCGGGTGGCGGCGCTGAAGCAGCGTATCGCCCTGCCGCCGCAGCCCACCTCGGCGCTGGTGTATTACGAGGACGGTCGCGGGATGAATATCTGGACGCCGGCGTCGGCGCAGGGTCAGCTGCTGCAGGAACTGGGCTTTACCCTCGCGCCGCTGCCGCCGGACATCAGCGGCAACCACACGCAGGGTAAACGCAACGATATTATTCAGCTCAGCGGGGAAAAAATGGCGCGCGCGGTCAGCGGCGCCACCATACTGCTGTTTTCCGCCGACGGGCGGACGGTGAAGAAGTTTACCGGCAACCCGTTCTTGTCGCAGCTGCCGGCGGTGCGCCAGCAGCGGGTTTACGCCATGGGGCTGGATACGTTTCGGCTGGATTATTACAGCGCCAACAACCTGCTGGACTATCTGGAACGGCAGTTCGCCAACGCGGCGTCGTAA
- the entS gene encoding enterobactin transporter EntS, whose protein sequence is MAKPSFLLDFSLLRTNAHFRAIFCARMLSVFSLGMLAVGVPIQIQAMTGSTLQVGVAVALDGVGMFIGLMLGGVLADRFDRRKLILFARGTCGLGFVALSLNAFAPAPSLWALYLLAAWDGFFGALGMTALMAVIPLLVGRENLAAAGALSMVTVRLGAILAPALGGVIIVAGGVGAAFAVAAAGTLGTLIPLTRLPTLRPQAQEPEHPLRALASGVQFVWRHKVVGSVVLLGMLMSIVGAVRILFPALAQDTYRVGTSAIGLMYSAVPLGAMLGAFTSGWVPRFRRPGALMLSAAICAFAAIASLGVFSSLLPALIALVCYGYANAIASLLQFMLIQSNTPDHLLGRVNSLGTAQDVTGDSLGALGLGVVGRVLTPLLSVLTFGGAAALIGLLLACSVRTLRHCVLPASPQEEEPADGEPVTADSRS, encoded by the coding sequence ATGGCTAAACCCTCTTTTTTGCTTGATTTCAGTTTACTGAGAACCAATGCGCACTTCCGGGCGATTTTCTGCGCCCGCATGCTGTCGGTCTTTTCGCTGGGGATGTTGGCGGTCGGCGTGCCGATTCAGATCCAGGCGATGACCGGCTCGACGCTGCAGGTCGGGGTGGCGGTGGCGCTGGACGGCGTCGGCATGTTTATCGGCCTGATGCTGGGCGGCGTGCTGGCCGATCGCTTCGACCGGCGTAAGCTGATTCTGTTTGCGCGCGGCACCTGCGGCTTGGGCTTTGTGGCGCTGAGTCTGAACGCCTTCGCCCCGGCGCCGTCGCTGTGGGCGCTGTATCTGCTGGCCGCCTGGGACGGCTTTTTCGGCGCGCTGGGCATGACCGCGCTGATGGCGGTGATCCCGCTGTTGGTGGGGCGGGAGAATCTGGCCGCCGCCGGGGCGCTCAGCATGGTTACCGTGCGTTTGGGGGCGATTCTGGCGCCGGCGCTGGGGGGCGTGATTATCGTCGCCGGCGGCGTGGGGGCGGCGTTCGCCGTGGCGGCGGCCGGCACCCTGGGCACGCTGATCCCGCTGACGCGCCTGCCGACGCTGCGGCCGCAGGCGCAGGAGCCGGAACATCCGCTGCGGGCGCTGGCCAGCGGCGTGCAGTTTGTCTGGCGGCACAAAGTGGTGGGCTCGGTGGTGCTGCTGGGAATGCTGATGAGCATCGTCGGCGCGGTGCGTATTCTGTTTCCGGCGCTGGCGCAGGATACCTATCGGGTGGGCACCTCGGCCATCGGCCTGATGTATTCGGCGGTGCCGCTGGGCGCGATGCTGGGCGCCTTTACCAGCGGCTGGGTGCCGCGCTTCCGGCGGCCGGGCGCGCTGATGCTGAGCGCTGCGATCTGCGCTTTTGCCGCCATCGCCTCGCTGGGGGTGTTCAGCAGCCTGCTGCCGGCGCTGATCGCGCTGGTGTGTTACGGCTATGCCAACGCCATCGCCTCGCTGCTGCAGTTTATGCTGATTCAGAGCAATACGCCGGACCACCTGCTGGGGCGGGTGAACAGCCTCGGCACCGCGCAGGACGTGACCGGTGATTCGCTGGGGGCGCTGGGGCTGGGGGTGGTCGGCCGGGTGCTGACGCCGTTGCTCAGCGTGCTCACCTTTGGCGGCGCGGCGGCGCTGATCGGCCTGCTGCTGGCGTGCAGCGTGCGTACGCTACGCCACTGTGTGCTGCCTGCGTCGCCGCAGGAAGAGGAGCCGGCGGACGGGGAGCCGGTGACGGCCGACTCCCGCTCTTGA